The following coding sequences lie in one Rutidosis leptorrhynchoides isolate AG116_Rl617_1_P2 unplaced genomic scaffold, CSIRO_AGI_Rlap_v1 contig581, whole genome shotgun sequence genomic window:
- the LOC139884640 gene encoding LOW QUALITY PROTEIN: NADPH:adrenodoxin oxidoreductase, mitochondrial-like (The sequence of the model RefSeq protein was modified relative to this genomic sequence to represent the inferred CDS: inserted 1 base in 1 codon) — MALIKARILLTRCFSTVSSHPLRVCVVGSGPAGFYTAEKMLKAHEGAEVDIIDRLPTPFGLVRSGVAPDHPETKIVINQFTRAAQRERCSFLGNVAVGSSVPLSELRELYRVVVLAYGAETDRSFGIPGKYDLKGIYSAREFVWWYNGHPDGRNLNPDLRSTDTAVILCQGNVALDVAHIXLRPTVELVTTDISSHALAALEESSIRKVFLVGRRGPVQAACTAKELREVLGIKNLCIRIQEADLCTTPADEEEMKSSRIQKRVFELLSKAATKAATPASSGMRELHFVFFRKPDSFLESEGRRGHVDGIHFEKTVLEGKPGKQRAVGAGEFEDIDCSMVLKSIGYRLVPIDGLPFDHQKGVVPNIYGRVLGNTSEEPSQLENGLYVCGWLKRGPTGIVATNLYCAEETVGSILQDLEQGALTSSSSLPKPGRKGLVQLLDYRNVKVITFNDWEKIDTEEKRLGSLRNKPREKFTSKEEMLKVASTH, encoded by the exons ATGGCCTTAATCAAAGCAAGAATACTGTTAACTAGATGTTTTTCAACAGTCTCGTCGCATCCTTTACGCGTCTGCGTCGTCGGAAGCGGACCAGCCGGATTCTACACTGCCGAGAAG ATGCTTAAGGCGCACGAAGGTGCAGAAGTTGATATAATTGATCGATTACCAACGCCTTTTGGATTAGTACGCTCTGGCGTGGCGCCTGATCATCCTGAAACAAAG ATTGTCATCAATCAGTTTACTCGAGCTGCACAACGTGAACGCTGCTCATTCCTTGGAAATGTTGCTGTTGGATCATCCGTTCCACTTTCGGAACTTCGTGAGCTGTATCGCGTG GTTGTTCTTGCATATGGTGCTGAAACTGACAGATCGTTTGGCATCCCAGGAAAGTAT GACTTGAAAGGGATATACTCAGCAAGAGAATTTGTTTGGTGGTATAATGGTCACCCTGATGGCAGAAACCTGAATCCTGATTTGAGGAGCACCGATACAGCTGTCATTCTTTGCCAG GGAAATGTAGCTCTTGATGTTGCTCATA CTCTGCGGCCAACTGTGGAACTGGTAACGACTGATATTTCTAGCCATGCCTTAGCTGCACTGGAGGAGAGCTCCATAAG GAAAGTGTTTTTAGTTGGACGGCGCGGACCAGTCCAGGCAGCTTGCACGGCAAAAGAATTGCGCGAAGTTCTTG GTATTAAAAACTTATGTATTCGCATACAGGAAGCTGACTTATGCACAACTCCAGCAGATGAG GAAGAGATGAAAAGTAGTCGAATTCAGAAGCGGGTTTTCGAGTTGCTTTCGAAGGCTGCTACTAAAGCTGCTACACCTGCCAGTTCAGGCATGCGTGAACTCCATTTCGTTTTCTTTCGGAAACCTGATAGTTTTTTGGAGTCTGAAGGAAGAAGGGGACATGTTGATGGAATACACTTTGAGAAGACTGTCCTTGAAG GTAAGCCTGGGAAACAGAGAGCTGTTGGTGCTGGAGAGTTCGAAGACATTGACTGCAG cATGGTGTTGAAGAGCATTGGTTACAGATTGGTGCCAATTGATGGGTTACCTTTCGATCATCAGAAAG gTGTTGTTCCGAATATTTATGGTCGAGTTCTTGGTAATACTTCAGAGGAACCTTCACAGTTGGAAAATGGCCTTTATGTATGTGGCTGGCTGAAGAGAGGTCCAACTGGGATAGTAGCCACAAACCTGTACTGTGCCGAAGAAACT GTGGGAAGTATACTACAAGACCTTGAACAAGGAGCACTTACATCAAGCTCCAGTTTGCCAAAGCCTGGGAGGAAGGGACTTGTTCAGTTATTGGACTACCGGAATGTAAAAGTAATAACATTCAATGATTGGGAAAAGATAGACACGGAAGAGAAGAGGCTTGGTAGTCTGAGAAACAAACCCAGGGAAAAATTTACATCAAAGGAAGAGATGTTGAAAGTTGCGTCAACTCATTGA
- the LOC139884642 gene encoding two-component response regulator 24-like — protein sequence MDGGDGLTMEERSRRSVVVGMSSGGSLVVTRLRSVEAAADRMRALIVDDDLVIRMIHSKLLNNFGIENQMVVNRKEALDVHSAGKKFDLIMMDMDMPVMNGIKATKKLREMGVHSLIAGVSSRSIEQEKQKFMRAGLDDYQKKLLTSDKLFSILNKVNYKEI from the exons ATGGATGGTGGTGATGGTTTGACGATGGAGGAGAGGAGTCGGCGATCTGTGGTGGTGGGGATGAGCAGCGGAGGGAGTTTGGTGGTGACGAGGCTGAGATCTGTTGAGGCGGCAGCAGATCGA ATGAGGGCCCTTATTGTGGATGATGATTTGGTTATTCGAATGATTCACTCCAAACTCCTAAATAATTTTGGCATTGAAAATCAAATGGTGGTGAATAGAAAGGAGGCCCTAGATGTGCATAGCGCGGGAAAGAAATTTGATTTGATCATGATGGACATGGACATGCCGGTCATGAATGGTATTAAAGCGACAAAAAAATTACGCGAAATGGGAGTTCATAGCTTGATTGCTGGAGTTTCATCAAGATCAATCGaacaagaaaaacaaaaatttatgagAGCTGGACTTGATGACTATCAAAAAAAACTATTGACAAGTGATAAGCTCTTTAGTATTTTGAACAAGGTGAACTACAAGGAAATTTGA